The following are from one region of the Segatella oris genome:
- a CDS encoding OstA-like protein, with protein MNFSGIIRYICGHRTIIVVVLCLFELCLVSRSIAGTGKKADEKVYLVHADELRYDQYGPVPDAQIVKGRVHFTHKGSSLWCDSAYFYQQSNSVKAFGHVRYVQGKEVSLKADRAAYDGIRQLLEARNNVVLTHGNKTLYTDSLDYDRFNDYAYFFEGGRLVDGKDRLVSDWGDYNLKTREATFWYNVKMRSGDRTVTTDELHYDTQKSLAHVVGPSKIIQNGSVINTSDGYFDSKSDRAEMYGRSTVVDKDKEITGDSLFYNKRTGLARGLGNVVYVDKRNRNQLTGQRLIYNEKTGYGFATGRALVKDYSQEDTLYMHADSMKVYTFNINTDSMYRKVHCFNHVKVYRQDIQAICDSLVFNSQDSCMTMYRDPIAWNGTRQILGEIIKVYMNDSTVREAHVINQALSVERIPGEKYFNQLSSKEISGYFIKGKIRRVFASGNAKAIFYPIDDKDSTLQGHIYIETDTIKMFISPERKLEKIWTPKNTGVMLPMTQIPAEKLKLPEFAWFEELRPTDPEDVFHWRGKDEGSALKVIKRHEAPLQKINPVSR; from the coding sequence ATGAATTTTAGTGGTATCATACGATATATCTGCGGGCATAGAACTATCATAGTGGTAGTTCTATGTCTGTTTGAACTCTGTTTGGTATCAAGAAGCATTGCAGGTACAGGCAAGAAAGCAGATGAAAAGGTTTATCTTGTCCATGCAGATGAGCTGCGTTACGACCAATATGGGCCTGTTCCTGATGCCCAGATAGTGAAGGGACGTGTTCATTTTACGCACAAGGGGTCGAGTCTGTGGTGTGACAGTGCCTACTTCTATCAGCAATCCAACTCGGTGAAAGCTTTTGGACATGTACGCTATGTGCAGGGAAAAGAAGTCTCACTGAAGGCAGATCGTGCCGCTTATGATGGTATACGGCAGTTGTTGGAGGCTCGAAATAATGTTGTTCTTACCCATGGTAACAAGACACTCTACACGGATAGCCTTGATTACGACCGTTTTAATGATTATGCTTACTTCTTTGAGGGAGGTCGATTAGTCGATGGAAAGGATCGCTTGGTGTCTGATTGGGGCGACTATAATCTCAAGACTCGGGAAGCAACCTTTTGGTATAATGTGAAGATGCGCAGTGGTGATCGCACCGTGACGACAGATGAATTGCACTATGATACGCAGAAATCTCTGGCCCATGTCGTCGGGCCAAGTAAGATTATTCAGAATGGAAGTGTCATCAATACATCGGATGGTTACTTTGATAGCAAGTCGGATCGTGCAGAAATGTATGGTCGTTCAACTGTTGTCGACAAGGATAAAGAAATCACAGGTGACAGTCTTTTCTATAATAAACGCACGGGATTGGCACGCGGTTTGGGCAATGTAGTCTATGTTGACAAGCGCAACAGGAACCAATTAACAGGCCAACGGCTCATCTACAACGAGAAGACCGGCTATGGTTTCGCCACAGGGCGTGCCTTGGTTAAAGACTATTCACAGGAGGATACGCTTTATATGCACGCTGATTCCATGAAAGTTTACACCTTTAATATAAATACAGACTCAATGTATCGAAAGGTACATTGTTTCAATCATGTAAAGGTTTATCGTCAGGATATCCAAGCCATTTGCGATTCATTGGTATTTAACAGTCAGGACTCTTGCATGACGATGTATCGTGACCCGATTGCCTGGAACGGCACTCGACAAATCCTTGGTGAGATTATCAAAGTTTACATGAACGATAGCACAGTGCGAGAGGCCCATGTTATCAACCAGGCTTTGAGCGTGGAGCGAATTCCCGGGGAGAAGTATTTCAATCAACTGTCGTCCAAAGAAATATCCGGTTACTTCATCAAAGGTAAGATACGGCGTGTCTTTGCATCTGGAAATGCAAAGGCAATCTTCTATCCTATTGATGATAAAGACTCTACTTTGCAGGGCCATATCTATATAGAGACTGACACAATCAAGATGTTTATCTCTCCGGAAAGGAAACTTGAGAAGATATGGACACCCAAAAATACGGGTGTTATGTTGCCGATGACGCAGATTCCTGCAGAGAAACTCAAACTGCCTGAGTTTGCCTGGTTTGAAGAGTTGCGTCCCACTGATCCGGAAGATGTGTTCCATTGGCGTGGAAAGGATGAAGGGAGTGCACTTAAAGTGATAAAACGTCACGAGGCTCCATTGCAGAAAATTAATCCTGTCTCACGATGA
- the mutL gene encoding DNA mismatch repair endonuclease MutL, whose translation MSDIIQLLPDSVANQIAAGEVIQRPASVVKELVENAVDAGAKNIQVQVIDAGKTSIQVIDDGKGMSETDARLSFERHATSKIRKADDLFALRTMGFRGEALASIAAVAQVELKTRQEKDEIGTHLSIAGSRFVGQEPCSCSVGCSFSINSLFYNVPARRKFLKSNSTELNNIITAFERIALVYPDISFSLHSNGTELFNLKAGVLRQRIIDIFGKRLNQELLSVNVDTTMCRINGFVGKPQSARKKGAHQYLFVNGRYMKHPYFNKAVTAAFERLVPAGEQVPYFLYFEVAPEDIDVNIHPTKTEIKFENEVPIWQILSAAVKEAVGMFNDIPSIDFDTEGRPDIPVYNPGESVTAPTLKYNPDYNPFRSSAGSSRSSSASNRWDDLYQAAQHQPSQETELFSSKMTSPETTDEPQSAENVIAEKSPAHYQYKGRYIMTAVKSGLMIIDQHRAHVRILFDRYQEQLKCREAASQKVLFPENVHFSASEEVTLTKIMPELQGLGFDFNAMGGSSYAVQAIPAGLEGLDFSSLLHDMIASAQEKPTAIRDEISSALALTMARKAAIPQGQVLNNDEMENIFNMLFASSNPNYTPDGKNILCILKQNEIEHLLD comes from the coding sequence ATGAGCGATATTATACAACTCCTGCCCGATTCTGTGGCCAATCAGATTGCAGCTGGTGAGGTCATACAGCGTCCGGCATCTGTCGTCAAGGAATTGGTTGAGAATGCTGTCGATGCAGGGGCAAAGAACATACAAGTGCAGGTCATTGATGCAGGTAAGACTTCTATACAGGTTATTGATGACGGGAAAGGCATGTCGGAAACCGATGCGCGCCTATCTTTTGAACGTCATGCCACTTCAAAAATCCGAAAGGCTGACGACCTGTTCGCTCTCCGCACGATGGGATTTCGTGGTGAGGCTTTGGCTTCAATAGCTGCTGTGGCACAGGTTGAACTGAAAACCCGGCAGGAGAAAGACGAGATCGGAACGCATCTGTCGATTGCTGGAAGCCGTTTTGTAGGACAAGAACCTTGTTCTTGTTCGGTAGGTTGCAGCTTTTCCATAAATAGTTTGTTCTATAATGTGCCTGCACGGAGGAAGTTTCTGAAGTCCAATTCCACTGAATTGAATAACATTATCACGGCTTTTGAGCGCATTGCCTTGGTCTATCCTGATATATCCTTTTCACTTCACAGCAATGGCACAGAACTGTTCAACCTCAAGGCAGGTGTACTTCGTCAGCGTATCATAGATATCTTTGGCAAACGTCTTAATCAGGAACTGCTTTCTGTAAATGTAGATACGACGATGTGTCGCATCAATGGTTTCGTGGGCAAACCGCAATCAGCGCGCAAGAAAGGGGCACATCAATACTTGTTTGTTAATGGGCGCTATATGAAACATCCTTATTTCAATAAGGCTGTGACGGCCGCTTTCGAACGGTTAGTGCCTGCCGGTGAGCAAGTTCCTTATTTTCTTTATTTCGAAGTGGCTCCCGAAGATATTGATGTTAATATTCATCCTACGAAAACAGAGATTAAATTCGAGAACGAAGTTCCTATCTGGCAGATACTCTCTGCTGCTGTCAAGGAGGCTGTCGGTATGTTCAATGATATTCCTTCAATAGACTTTGACACTGAAGGACGACCTGACATTCCGGTTTATAATCCCGGTGAAAGTGTAACAGCTCCTACGCTGAAATATAATCCCGACTATAATCCTTTCCGCTCTTCCGCAGGTTCTTCGCGTTCTTCCTCTGCTTCCAACCGTTGGGATGACCTATATCAGGCAGCACAGCATCAGCCAAGTCAGGAGACAGAACTCTTTTCTTCAAAGATGACATCGCCCGAAACGACAGATGAACCCCAATCTGCAGAGAATGTCATTGCCGAAAAATCACCGGCTCACTATCAGTATAAGGGGCGCTATATCATGACAGCTGTGAAGTCAGGACTGATGATTATCGATCAGCACCGGGCACATGTGCGCATCCTTTTCGATCGTTATCAGGAACAGCTGAAGTGCCGGGAAGCTGCTTCACAGAAGGTTTTGTTCCCGGAGAATGTTCATTTCTCAGCTTCAGAAGAGGTTACGCTGACGAAGATAATGCCGGAATTGCAGGGCCTGGGCTTTGATTTTAATGCGATGGGTGGCTCAAGTTATGCTGTACAGGCAATCCCTGCAGGGCTTGAAGGACTTGATTTCTCAAGTCTTCTGCATGACATGATTGCTTCTGCACAAGAGAAACCCACTGCTATCCGAGATGAAATCAGCAGTGCTTTGGCTTTGACAATGGCCCGAAAAGCTGCAATCCCACAAGGACAGGTGCTGAATAATGATGAAATGGAAAACATCTTCAACATGCTTTTCGCCTCATCGAATCCCAATTATACACCTGATGGGAAAAACATCCTCTGCATCTTGAAACAGAACGAAATAGAACATCTTTTAGATTAA
- a CDS encoding OmpA family protein: MRKLLMGLALFSMSMTAFAQEADPTLKYSVATNSFWSNWFIQVGGDYNIWYSNQEHGRHLDNGGDYNFLSKQRRTFGASVAIGKWFTPGIGLRTKLQGFNSKKVGAVGVTSQHFWSLNEHIMFNLSNLFLGYNPNRVWHLTPFVGGGVARNMSVNRYVMQLSAGINSSWRLCRNLDIYAEAGWNRMEDDFDGFEGAALLNTHNGRGWEDKDNHLYAEVGLTFKLGKATWNKTPDVAAIKALSQSQIDALNSQLNDANAENDKLRKQLAEKPKTTVLTKSVKEFITTPISVFFNIGKINVALLKDLVNVRALAKYAIANKSNILVTGYADSSTGTPAINQRLSEQRANTVLEELVKMGVDRSKIRTAASGGVQILEYPDYDRRATVQIVD; the protein is encoded by the coding sequence ATGAGAAAATTATTGATGGGTCTTGCTTTGTTTAGCATGTCTATGACTGCTTTTGCACAGGAAGCAGATCCAACATTAAAGTACAGTGTGGCTACTAATTCGTTTTGGAGCAACTGGTTTATTCAGGTAGGTGGTGACTATAACATCTGGTATTCCAATCAAGAGCATGGCCGTCATCTTGACAATGGTGGTGATTACAACTTCTTGAGTAAGCAGCGTCGCACTTTCGGAGCTTCTGTTGCTATTGGTAAATGGTTCACTCCAGGCATTGGTCTTCGCACGAAACTGCAAGGTTTCAATTCCAAGAAAGTTGGTGCTGTAGGCGTGACTTCACAGCATTTCTGGAGCTTGAATGAGCATATCATGTTCAATTTAAGCAATCTTTTCTTAGGTTACAACCCTAATCGGGTGTGGCATCTTACCCCATTCGTCGGTGGTGGTGTTGCCCGAAACATGTCGGTTAACCGTTATGTAATGCAGCTAAGTGCTGGTATTAATTCTTCCTGGAGACTTTGCCGTAATCTTGATATCTATGCAGAAGCAGGCTGGAATCGTATGGAAGATGATTTCGATGGCTTTGAGGGTGCTGCATTGCTTAATACTCACAATGGTCGTGGTTGGGAGGATAAGGATAATCACCTCTATGCAGAAGTTGGTCTGACCTTCAAGCTTGGTAAGGCTACTTGGAACAAGACTCCTGATGTAGCTGCTATCAAGGCACTGTCTCAGTCACAGATTGATGCCCTCAATTCACAGCTCAATGATGCCAATGCTGAGAACGACAAGCTTCGCAAGCAGCTTGCAGAGAAGCCAAAGACAACCGTGCTGACAAAGAGTGTCAAAGAATTCATCACAACGCCAATCTCTGTATTCTTCAATATCGGTAAGATTAATGTAGCGTTGCTGAAAGACCTTGTAAACGTTCGTGCACTTGCTAAGTATGCCATTGCCAACAAGTCTAATATCCTCGTTACGGGTTATGCAGACTCCTCAACAGGTACTCCTGCCATCAACCAGAGACTTTCAGAGCAGCGTGCAAACACAGTTCTTGAAGAACTTGTCAAGATGGGTGTAGACCGTTCTAAGATTAGAACTGCTGCAAGTGGAGGTGTTCAGATACTCGAATATCCTGATTACGACCGTCGTGCAACAGTTCAGATTGTAGACTAA
- a CDS encoding IPT/TIG domain-containing protein: MMNEVSPAHIHQNYISNLNNYMSDFINKLTKSTFLFLATGLSMGLVSCSDDYRYEAPKIGGIPFNRSLPVAVSEILPDSGGYLTQFVIKGSNFGTDPSKIDVIFNGNRKATVVSSDGTTLYGICPKQENGLNQVTVRVDSVGDPTVCPNRFKYTKVERVSVLAGKTGNGGYVDGNPIDARFNYMYGVGVVTGNNVIVMEGRNNRVRMISETDNKVITLLTGGPNFGHPAVTANRKRLYAIQIQQPHAVYCFDQTNNWSAKRLATSLQYKDGASQLKTVDGDIYACAMDDEEKFLYFRDHKGRFGRMEIANPDNVEILNENCGTVDKNTSYLAWSKVDKCFYLSVQNAQCIYKVSKDGQTVEQFAGFNGVGSQDGARMSASFKNPTGMAFDVDGNMYVTESMGFTIRKIGHTDGMVTTVAGIYTKSDNNKVEGLPLETTFNYPYDISVDDEGNFYIIEGWGSDVRKFAIE, from the coding sequence ATGATGAACGAAGTTTCACCTGCTCATATTCATCAGAATTACATTTCAAACCTAAATAACTATATGTCTGATTTTATTAACAAGTTGACCAAGTCAACGTTTCTGTTCTTAGCGACAGGGCTTTCGATGGGATTAGTATCCTGTTCGGATGATTATCGTTATGAGGCACCTAAGATTGGGGGAATACCCTTTAATCGGTCGCTTCCTGTGGCAGTTTCGGAGATACTTCCTGACTCAGGAGGTTATCTTACGCAGTTTGTAATCAAGGGTTCCAACTTTGGAACCGACCCTTCTAAGATTGATGTTATCTTCAATGGCAACCGCAAGGCTACTGTTGTAAGTTCAGATGGCACGACGCTGTATGGTATTTGTCCGAAGCAGGAAAATGGTCTTAATCAGGTTACCGTGCGTGTAGACTCTGTCGGTGACCCTACTGTATGTCCTAATCGGTTTAAGTATACTAAGGTGGAGCGCGTTTCTGTGTTGGCTGGAAAGACAGGAAATGGCGGCTATGTAGATGGCAATCCTATTGATGCCCGCTTCAATTATATGTATGGTGTGGGTGTTGTTACGGGCAATAATGTCATCGTTATGGAAGGCCGAAACAATCGTGTGCGCATGATTTCAGAGACAGATAACAAGGTGATTACGCTGTTGACAGGTGGTCCCAACTTTGGACATCCGGCCGTAACAGCCAACCGAAAGCGCCTTTATGCTATTCAGATTCAGCAGCCTCACGCAGTATATTGCTTTGATCAGACCAACAACTGGAGTGCCAAACGACTTGCTACAAGTCTGCAATACAAAGATGGTGCGAGCCAGTTGAAAACAGTTGATGGCGACATCTATGCCTGTGCAATGGACGACGAAGAGAAGTTTCTCTACTTCCGTGACCATAAAGGCCGTTTCGGTCGTATGGAAATTGCTAATCCCGACAATGTAGAAATACTCAATGAGAATTGTGGAACGGTCGACAAGAATACTTCTTATTTAGCTTGGAGCAAGGTAGATAAATGCTTCTACTTGTCGGTTCAGAATGCACAATGTATTTATAAGGTGTCTAAGGACGGTCAGACCGTTGAGCAGTTTGCTGGTTTCAATGGTGTAGGTTCGCAGGACGGAGCACGCATGAGCGCTTCTTTCAAGAACCCGACCGGCATGGCTTTCGATGTGGATGGTAACATGTATGTCACAGAATCTATGGGGTTCACTATCCGTAAGATAGGACATACAGACGGAATGGTGACTACTGTGGCCGGTATTTATACCAAGTCAGATAATAATAAGGTGGAAGGTCTTCCCTTGGAAACCACGTTCAACTATCCTTACGATATCTCTGTTGATGATGAAGGCAACTTCTATATCATTGAAGGATGGGGTAGTGATGTGCGTAAGTTTGCCATTGAATAA
- a CDS encoding SusC/RagA family TonB-linked outer membrane protein, with the protein MKHIKIFMLLFVMMIVSSAFAQGKFMVAGTVMDENGGPLIGVTVKCTDKSVGGVVTDLDGKFRVKDIPNNAVLEFTYLGYKKFVYKVNYNKEGLKVVMRQDIGDLDEVVVVAAGTQKKVSMTGAITTVKPENLDVPATSITNMLGGNVPGIIAVTRSGEPGSDFSEFWIRGISTFGANSSALVLIDGIEGNLNDLDASDIESFSILKDASATAVYGVRGANGVIVVTTKSGKAGKLRINFKTNFIMSENGREPEYCDAYTYAKLANEAQMARGNAPKYTPTELELFRTGLDPDLYPNVNWRDVILNKRVWQNQEFLSVAGGGTAARYYLSLSILSKDGVFKQDKSCHDYNTNVGYTKYSFLSKIDANLTKRTTLSLKLNQVIVDNDGPGLSDNNTLWSAQANLTPVTMPVKYSNGQLSSYGKNGDQISPYVQLNEMGYKQNRRLNTDLSVVIDQNLDFLTKGLKVRGMFSYSGQSEHNTTHFKMPDVYIAKGRYGDGSLHTERTIEKKDESYGQQVIFNRNYYWELNGSYNRKFGDHSLGALMMFYLQSKSFSYKDGKNVNSVIGAIPYRNEALSGRVTYGYKDTYFTEFNLGYTGSEQFQTGHRFGWFPAISGGWIPTQYKWVQKNMAWLDYFKLRASYGLVGNDRIGGTRFPYITTITNGNAGWNSLYGSRREGQVGTDGLVWEKAKKFDIGIDAHFLKGMIELTVDYFKDNRTGIFQQRATVPDEIGLESLPWANIGSMKSHGMDGNITFTKNWNQDWRTTLRGNFTYSRNKVTNWEQSDIRYPYQSYTGVPYGVQRGLIALGLFKDWDDVYSSPKQSYESKVYPGDIKYKDVNNDGVINDDDIVPLSYSNTPEIQYGFAAEVKWKKITVSALFEGTGHSTFFYGGTGFYPFAWEATGNLLTIAADQNNRWTPREISGTEATENPNARFPRLTYGENRNNNRASTFWLANNSYLRFKNLTIRYSFNHPWLSKTLGVSNIDASFIVNNICTWDNIKLWDPGQVASNGAAYPIQRTYTLQFNVNF; encoded by the coding sequence ATGAAACATATAAAGATATTCATGCTGTTGTTTGTCATGATGATTGTCAGTTCGGCTTTCGCTCAAGGCAAATTCATGGTAGCAGGTACCGTCATGGATGAGAATGGAGGACCGCTCATCGGTGTAACTGTAAAGTGTACTGATAAGAGTGTAGGTGGTGTTGTGACCGATTTGGACGGGAAATTCCGTGTGAAAGATATTCCCAACAATGCTGTTTTGGAGTTTACTTACCTTGGCTATAAGAAGTTTGTTTATAAAGTAAATTATAACAAGGAGGGGCTTAAAGTGGTGATGCGACAGGATATTGGCGACCTTGATGAGGTGGTTGTCGTTGCTGCGGGTACGCAGAAGAAGGTTTCCATGACAGGAGCTATCACCACCGTGAAGCCTGAAAATCTCGATGTTCCTGCTACATCAATCACCAATATGCTTGGTGGTAACGTCCCAGGCATTATCGCTGTGACGCGAAGTGGTGAACCTGGCAGCGACTTTTCAGAGTTCTGGATCCGTGGTATCAGCACTTTCGGGGCTAATTCATCAGCACTTGTGCTCATAGATGGTATAGAAGGCAACCTCAACGACCTTGATGCGTCAGATATAGAGAGCTTCTCTATCTTGAAAGATGCTTCTGCAACGGCTGTCTATGGTGTGCGCGGTGCTAACGGTGTGATTGTCGTTACGACTAAAAGCGGTAAGGCCGGCAAGCTGAGAATTAACTTCAAGACCAACTTTATCATGAGTGAAAACGGTCGTGAACCTGAATATTGCGATGCCTATACCTATGCAAAGTTAGCCAATGAAGCACAAATGGCGCGTGGAAATGCTCCGAAATATACGCCGACAGAACTTGAACTCTTCCGCACAGGCCTTGATCCCGATCTTTATCCTAACGTGAACTGGCGTGACGTTATCCTTAACAAACGCGTATGGCAGAACCAGGAATTCCTCAGTGTTGCAGGCGGTGGAACGGCTGCACGCTATTATCTTTCATTGAGTATTCTTAGCAAGGACGGCGTATTCAAGCAGGATAAATCATGTCATGACTATAACACTAATGTCGGTTATACTAAGTATTCTTTCCTCTCTAAGATAGATGCAAACCTAACAAAACGCACGACTTTGAGTCTGAAACTCAATCAGGTGATTGTAGATAATGACGGCCCCGGATTATCAGATAACAATACGTTGTGGAGCGCACAGGCCAACCTTACGCCTGTAACTATGCCTGTAAAATATTCAAATGGGCAGCTTTCATCTTACGGAAAGAATGGCGATCAGATCTCTCCTTACGTTCAATTGAATGAAATGGGCTACAAACAGAACCGCCGTTTGAATACCGATCTCTCGGTAGTCATAGACCAAAACCTTGATTTCCTTACCAAAGGACTGAAGGTACGCGGTATGTTCTCCTATTCTGGTCAGTCAGAACACAACACTACTCATTTCAAGATGCCTGATGTTTATATTGCCAAGGGACGCTATGGTGACGGTTCGTTACATACAGAAAGAACTATTGAGAAGAAAGATGAAAGCTATGGTCAGCAGGTAATCTTCAACAGAAATTACTATTGGGAGCTTAATGGTAGCTACAACCGCAAGTTTGGTGATCACTCCTTGGGTGCCCTCATGATGTTCTATTTGCAAAGTAAGTCGTTCTCATATAAGGATGGAAAGAATGTAAATTCAGTCATCGGAGCTATTCCCTATCGTAACGAAGCACTCTCCGGGCGTGTAACTTATGGTTACAAAGATACCTATTTCACAGAGTTCAACCTTGGTTATACAGGGTCAGAACAGTTCCAGACGGGGCATCGTTTTGGTTGGTTCCCAGCTATTTCAGGTGGTTGGATCCCCACACAATATAAGTGGGTGCAGAAGAACATGGCTTGGTTGGATTACTTTAAACTGCGTGCTTCCTACGGACTTGTTGGAAATGACCGCATCGGTGGAACGCGTTTCCCCTATATTACGACCATAACTAATGGCAATGCAGGCTGGAATAGCCTCTATGGTTCACGTCGTGAAGGGCAGGTAGGTACCGATGGACTCGTTTGGGAAAAGGCCAAAAAGTTTGATATCGGTATTGATGCTCATTTCTTGAAAGGCATGATTGAACTCACAGTTGACTATTTCAAGGACAATCGTACAGGTATCTTCCAACAGCGTGCTACCGTTCCTGACGAGATTGGATTAGAGTCATTGCCTTGGGCTAACATTGGTTCTATGAAATCTCATGGTATGGATGGCAACATCACTTTCACCAAAAACTGGAATCAAGACTGGCGTACAACGCTCCGTGGTAACTTTACTTATTCACGAAATAAGGTTACTAACTGGGAACAGTCAGACATTCGTTATCCTTATCAGTCATATACCGGAGTGCCTTATGGTGTTCAGCGTGGATTGATAGCCCTTGGTTTGTTCAAGGACTGGGATGATGTTTACAGCTCACCGAAGCAGAGTTATGAGTCAAAAGTATATCCTGGTGATATCAAGTATAAGGATGTGAACAATGATGGTGTCATCAATGATGATGATATTGTACCGCTTTCATATTCCAATACACCTGAAATCCAATATGGTTTTGCTGCTGAGGTGAAGTGGAAGAAGATAACCGTGAGTGCGTTGTTTGAGGGAACCGGTCACAGCACTTTCTTCTATGGAGGCACTGGCTTCTATCCATTTGCATGGGAAGCCACAGGAAACTTGCTGACTATAGCAGCCGACCAGAACAACCGTTGGACACCACGTGAGATCTCTGGAACCGAAGCAACCGAGAATCCTAATGCTCGTTTCCCGCGCCTTACCTATGGAGAGAACCGCAATAACAACCGTGCATCGACCTTCTGGCTTGCCAACAACAGTTATTTGCGCTTTAAGAACTTGACCATTCGCTACTCATTCAATCACCCTTGGTTGAGCAAGACACTGGGTGTTTCGAATATTGATGCCAGTTTCATTGTGAACAACATCTGCACTTGGGATAACATCAAGCTCTGGGATCCGGGCCAGGTGGCAAGCAATGGTGCTGCATATCCTATCCAACGCACGTACACATTGCAGTTCAACGTGAACTTCTAA